In a genomic window of Salegentibacter salegens:
- a CDS encoding MFS transporter codes for MKTNLEEWNVEDPEFWEKKGKKIAYRNLWLSIPALLLSFAVWMMWSIITTKMKEFNFHFGLITPDMSEEMVKEQLAVINNLYYTLPAIAGLAGATLRIPNSFLIALGGGRNVVFTTTTFLLIPAFGVGYALSDQSTPYLTFAILALLSGFGGGNFASSMSNISYFFPKRIQGTSLGLNAGIGNLGVGIMQKMIPFVIGIFLFSAAGSGGEVIENQPLAGLQNAGWIWIPIVIAAVAAFFGMNNVITGTPKLPTTFQGILKTLFMVGIGLVAAAIGSYLLVGLEINMWIVLPVVVILALLLMKYLSPGDIKQSLGKQFSILNDKHNWIMTIIYTMTFGSFIGFSAAFPKLCQDIFVYTDPANPQYVNPNAPDFLTWVFIGPMLGALVRPIGGWLSDKINSGSRVTSYSTLVTVIATLAVAYFVIQARDSATPEAYWWPFFASFMVLFVTTGIGNGSTFRSIPYIFSKEKAGPVLGWTSAIAAYGAFIIPQVFGEQIQMGTPEFALYGFGVYYVICLVLNWWYYDRAGSGIEC; via the coding sequence ATGAAAACTAACCTGGAAGAATGGAATGTTGAAGATCCCGAGTTTTGGGAGAAAAAAGGCAAGAAAATAGCATACAGAAACCTGTGGCTCTCTATTCCTGCATTATTGCTCTCCTTCGCGGTTTGGATGATGTGGAGTATTATTACTACCAAAATGAAAGAATTTAATTTCCATTTTGGATTGATCACTCCAGATATGTCTGAAGAAATGGTCAAAGAACAACTGGCAGTTATCAATAATTTATATTACACATTACCGGCAATTGCAGGTCTCGCTGGGGCAACGCTTAGAATTCCTAATTCTTTTCTTATTGCCCTGGGAGGAGGTCGTAACGTGGTGTTTACTACAACTACCTTTTTGTTGATACCTGCTTTTGGAGTGGGATATGCGCTTTCAGATCAAAGTACACCATATCTTACTTTTGCCATACTTGCCCTTTTATCGGGTTTTGGAGGAGGGAATTTCGCATCTTCTATGAGTAATATTAGTTATTTCTTTCCGAAAAGAATTCAGGGTACTTCTCTTGGCCTGAACGCGGGAATAGGAAATCTCGGGGTTGGAATTATGCAAAAAATGATTCCCTTTGTTATAGGAATCTTTCTTTTTTCTGCAGCTGGAAGTGGAGGTGAAGTAATAGAAAACCAACCTCTTGCCGGTCTTCAAAATGCCGGGTGGATATGGATTCCTATTGTGATTGCAGCAGTAGCTGCCTTTTTTGGGATGAACAATGTAATTACAGGAACTCCTAAACTCCCCACTACTTTTCAAGGAATATTAAAAACTCTTTTTATGGTCGGTATTGGGCTTGTGGCTGCTGCGATAGGTTCATATTTACTGGTAGGACTTGAAATTAACATGTGGATTGTATTGCCTGTAGTGGTAATTCTTGCGCTGCTTCTTATGAAATATCTTAGTCCTGGGGATATTAAGCAGAGCCTTGGTAAACAATTTTCTATTCTTAACGATAAGCATAACTGGATCATGACTATTATATATACCATGACCTTTGGTTCTTTTATAGGATTTTCTGCTGCTTTTCCTAAACTGTGTCAGGATATCTTTGTTTATACCGACCCTGCCAACCCGCAGTATGTAAATCCTAATGCTCCAGATTTCCTTACCTGGGTTTTTATAGGGCCCATGTTGGGAGCACTTGTAAGACCTATTGGAGGTTGGTTATCAGATAAAATTAATAGCGGTTCCAGGGTAACTTCCTATAGTACACTGGTTACGGTTATTGCAACATTAGCCGTAGCATATTTTGTAATTCAGGCCAGGGATAGTGCTACCCCAGAAGCCTACTGGTGGCCTTTCTTCGCCTCTTTTATGGTGCTATTTGTAACTACAGGAATTGGAAACGGCTCTACTTTTAGAAGTATTCCTTATATTTTTAGCAAAGAAAAAGCAGGTCCGGTACTGGGTTGGACTTCTGCCATTGCAGCTTATGGGGCATTTATAATTCCACAGGTATTTGGAGAACAAATTCAAATGGGAACTCCCGAATTTGCTCTTTACGGGTTTGGAGTTTATTATGTTATTTGTCTGGTCCTTAACTGGTGGTATTATGACAGGGCTGGATCTGGAATTGAGTGTTAA